The segment TGGTGGCTGCTTTGCTCAACTTGAATTAGGAATAGCAATGGCATTAGGGAATAAACACACGATTTTAGAGACCATGAAGCGAGTCTACCGTTACCAAGCGGCGAATCAAACTCGCAGTGTCGTGCGTCGAAGTGGCAAAACGCGTTTTATTAAAGATACCGATTGGGAACGCGGGGTATTTTGGTCGTGCACTTCAGCGGCATGGCTAGCCACTGACGATGCTGAATACTTAGATGGGGTGATGAACTACACCCTACATACCGGGTTTCGCGCTGGACCTAATCCCCGTTTTGCCGATGATCATATTTGCTGCCAGGCATATTTAGATGTCTACCCAGTCATTGAGCAAGAAGAAGCCTTAGAGCCTACGATTAAAGCGCTTGATTTGATGTTGGAAAATCCAGAGCTAGGGCGCAAAGATTGGTGGTGGTGCGATTCATTATTTATGGCGCCGCCAAGCTTTGCCGCTTTGTCGCAAGTCACGGGTGATAACAAATACCTTGATTACATGAACAGCGCCTTTTGGGATTCGGTCGATCATCTGTTAGATACTGAGACAGGCTTGTTCTATCGTGATTATCGCTATATTCCGGATGGCAGTGGTAATGAACTGCGCGAAGCGAATGGTAACAAAGTGTTCTGGAGCCGTGGTATTGGCTGGGTATTAGCCGCAGTACCGCGCTTAATCGCTCGCATGCCTGAGGATTACAATGAACGTGAGCGCTACTTGCTTTTGTTCAAAAATTTAGCCGCCGAAGTGGTCAAATATCAACAGCCTGATGGTTTTTGGCGCACAAGTCTGCTTGATCCTGATAGCTTCCCCGCTCCGGAGAGCAGTGCCACCTCTTTGTTCTGTTATGGCTTAGCATGGGGGATCAATAACGGCTTGCTTGAGCGTGAGGCTTACTTGCCAGTGGTCGAAAAAGCATGGGCAGCACTGCAAACCTGTATCCATGACAACGGCATGATCGGTTGGGTTCAATTGCCGGCCTTTAACCCACGCGATGTTAAGTTTGAGCACAATATCGATTACGGTGCTGGGGCATTTATGCTGGCGGCAACTGAAGTCGCCCGACTAGCTGATTAATCGACGCCACCCCTACGATTGAATGAAATGCTGAGCCGTTAGTCTCGGCATTTTTTTCACTAAGAACTTATTGCCGGACCGGAAATCAACGTCTTTGCACCCACAATCAATCACAAAAGAGATTCGTTATGTCCAAGATTATTGCTGCTTCGCCTCGTCCTATTATTCCTTCAGAGCATCCTGACGCTGCGATGTATATTAAGTTGTTTAAAGAGAATCTCGTTCGCCTGCGTCAGCGAAAATCCGCTTATGGTCGACATGACGATGCGATACGACAATTGTTTAGAGATGAACAAGTGCCGTTACAAGAGCTGTGCAACCAATGGGTTAGTTATACCGCGGAAGCTTTTCAACACTATGCGACCCAAGACTACACCCATGCATACTACCCAGGTAGACCGAGCCAGCAAGGAGCACGAACTGATGCGCTTGAAGGCGTGAGTCGCGTGTTGCCGACTTTGGCGACATGGTTATACGACAAATCAGTGGGCAAGCAGCAATTGCATGGCTTAAATGGCGAGTCGATCGATGTGGTTAACATCATCCGCTCAGCATTTATTGCGGGGACAGATCCTGAACATCCGGGATACTGGGGGCGGCTGCATGATTACGACCAGAGAATTTGTGAAAGTGCGGATTTGGCGTTAGCACTTTGGCTGAGCAAAGAGAGCGTTTGGCTTGATTTAGAACCCCGTTATCAGCAACAGATCGTTGCTTGGTTCGAGCAAATTCCGCCACTAAAAACCGTCGATAACAACTGGCTGCTGTTTACACTGACAGTGAGCTTAGTGCTCAAAGATTTGACCGGTCAGCATCAAGTGGATATCAGCAAATATCATCGAATTAAACAATTCTACGTAGGGGATGGTTGGTTCCGTGATGGCGCCAAAGGCAACTATGATTATTACAACGCATGGGGCTTTCATTACTCACTTTATTGGATTGATCAAATCGATCCGGATTTTGATGCTGATTTTATTCATCAAGCGATGAGTGATTTCGTTGCCAATTATCGATATTTCTTTAGCGCACAAGGCTTACCGCTTTTTGGACGCAGTGCCTGTTACCGCCTATCGGCTGCGGCGCCATTGCTTGCGGCAGTGGATCAACGGTCGAGTGCTATTGAGTTAGGTCAAGCGAAGCGAGCATTTAAGACCAGTCTGCAATATTTCATTGCCAATGGCGCTTTAAAGTATGGTGCGCCGACGCAAGGTGTATTTGATGACGATGCTCGTTTGGTTGATAACTACAGTGGTCCGGCTAGTAGTTTTTGGTCGCTGCGAGCGCTGAATATTGCGCTATTTATGGGAAGCCGAACAGGGCTATGGCAAGCGGAAGAGTTACCGCTAGAAATTGAGCAAGGCGATTTTTCCTTTTGTATTCCCGCGATTGAAGCGCAAGTGATCGGGACTTTCAAAACGAAAGAGATCACCGTGTTGTTTTTATCAGATTATACCCAAGAACAATCGCCACTCACTCGTCGATTAGAGTCGCAGCCCTTAGTTTATAAGGGCTTGGAGCTGATTTCTGGAAGGGCTTTTAGACCGAAAAACAACTTGTTACGTAAAGGGATTACTTGCTATTCATCGAAAATGGCGCATTTCTTTTAGTTTCGAAAGTTTTCGCTTTGAAAGTATGTGTGATCTTGATCTATTTACTTTCTTTGTTTTTCGAATAATATTAAATCGAAAGTTAACGAAAGTTTTTAGGGTTTTGTATGTTTTTGGTTTCATCGAGAGAAATGCTTCATAAAGCGCAGATTGGTGGTTATGCCGTACCTGCATTCAATATTCACAACTTAGAGACTGTACAAGTCGTGGTGGAGACCGCCGCTGAAATGCAATCGCCAGTGATTTTGGCAGGTACACCAGGGACTTTTTCTTATGCAGGCACTGATTACTTAGTCGGTATTTGTCAAGAAGCAGCCAAACGTTACAAGATGCCGATTGCTTTGCATCTTGATCATCACGAGTCTTTTTCTGATATCCGTCAGAAAGTGGAAGCGGGGATCAAGTCAGCGATGATTGATGGCTCACATTTACCTTTTGAGCAAAATATTGAGCTAGTTAAGCAAGTCGTCACTTTCTGTCACCGTTGGGATTGTTCAGTTGAAGCTGAGCTCGGTCGACTAGGAGGGCAAGAAGACGATCTGATTGTTGATAGTAAAGATGCACTCTTTACCGATCCAAACGATGCGGTGGAGTTTATTCAACAAACGGGCATTGATTCACTCGCGATTGCGATTGGTACTGCACACGGTATGTACAAAGAAGAACCTCGTTTAGATTTTGATCGTTTAGGGATTATTCGTAGCCGTACAGATGTGCCTTTGGTTCTGCATGGAGCATCGGGTGTACCTGATCAAGATGTGCGCCGTTGTATCGAGCTCGGCATTACTAAAGTGAACGTTGCGACCGAACTGAAAATCGCTTTCTCTGATGCGGTGAAACACTACTTTAATCAAAACCCATCGGCAAATGACCCGCGTCATTATATCGCTCCAGGTAAAGCGGCAATGAAGCAGGTCGTGATCGATAAAATTCGAGTCTGTGGTAGCGAAGGCAAAATGTAAGCCTCGTTACTCCAGCTATCCTTGATGCTCTTGGCTATGGACTCGCTTTCCCCTATGACCGAGTCCATAGCCCCCTTTATGGTTGGGTGTTGATAGCAAGCTCGCTAATTCTTATCGCGAGAATAAGATTTTATGTTTTGAATCTGGCGAGCAAACTTGACAAGTTAACATAGTGAATTGGAGTGCAGAGTGGAAAAACACGTAGCAGTACTGTTGGCAGATGGGTTTGAAGAGGGAGAGGCGGTCGTCTTTATCGATATTATGCGTCGCCTAGATATTAAAGTCGATGTGCTCTCTTGTATGGAGACAACCCAACTCAACAGCTACTTCGAAACTCGTATTAGTGCCGATGACACTTTAGCAAATAAAGTTAAACATAGTTATGATGCGGTGATGATGCCAGGCGGTCCTAAGGGGACTGATAATCTATCGGCAAATCCAATGGTGCTTGAGTTTTTGCAGCGTCATATCGTTGAAGAGAAACTGATTTGTGCACTTTGCTCATCGGGAGCAAAAGTGCTTGCTGCCCATCACCTTTTGCAAGGGCGCAATTATACAACTGGTGATGGTTTGGCGGAGAAGTTCGTTGATGGGCATTATCTTGACCAGAAGGTTGTGGTCGATGGCAATTTCATTACTGGCAAAGGTTTAGGCGTAAGCTTTGAGTTTGCCTTTACGGTTGCCAAAGCACTACTTACCAATGATCAAACTAAAGTTGACCATCAAGCTAATCATATTTATTTCGAATATTGGCAATAAACGCTCACTAATCAACGTCAGTAAACTTTGCAGAACGATAACAACAAAATTGAGTCTGGTTTGATTCTTAACTAACGATACTGCTCACCCATCTGAAGCAAAGAATAAGCGGACGAAATCATCTCTCGTTGTGGCTCATCAGTAGAGATGTGTGCTTAAAGGGCTAATCGGTTTGATTAGCCCTTATTTTATTCTCTGCCCTAATTGAGTTTAAGGCTATGAGCGTCATGGCTGGTTAAGGTTTGATAAGGACGCAGTCCAAACATCGGCATTGCTGAATAGATATGATCGAATAAATCCGCTTGCACTCCTTCATAGGCGACCCAGTCGACATCATTACAAAACGCATACACCTGTAGAGGAATACCTTCTGGGGTCGGCTCCAGTTGTCTTACCATGATCAACATATATTGATGAATGTCGTTATTGGCGCGCAGGTAAGCATTCAGGTAAGCGCGGAAAAGACCTAGGTTGGTCATTTGGCGCAGGTTACCTGTTTCTCTATCTTCTGCTTCTAGACCTTGGTTGTACTCATCAATATCACGTGATTTCTCATAGATATACTGACGTAAAATGCGGATTTTCTTCATTGATTCAATTTCCTCATCATCCATAAAACGAATCGAGGTTACATCAATATTCACCGCACGCTTAATGCGTCGACCACCTGAATCTGACATGCCCTGCCAGTTAATAAAGGCGTTTTGCACCAGCGCGTAAGCTGGCAACATGCTGATGGTGTTGTCAAAGTTTCTCACTTTAACCGTGGTTAACGAGATCTCCTCGACCGTACCATTGGCGCCGTAAGCATCCATTTGAATCCAATCATTAAGGCTGATCATTTGGTTGGCGGAGAGCTGTATACCGGCAACAAAACCCAGAATCGTGTCTTTAAATACCAGCATCACAAAGCCAGTCGCGACACCTAAACCGGAGAGGAATATCACCGGGGACTCATTCGCAAGGATAGATACTGCGATTATCAGCCCAACGAAGAAGGTAAACAGCTTTGTGAGCTGAACAAAGCTTTTGATTGGCATCTTACGGGTGATGCCTTTAAAGGTGGCAATGTCGTTGAGGGCATCAAGCAGGGCAAACACAACCCAAGTGATCATCAACACAATCAATATGCCCAATAGGCGATCGAGAATACCTGCCAGCAAGCTGTAGTGCCCAACCGCTATGGGGATCAGCACATCGAGCACCATCACCGGAACCAATAAAGAGATTTTGCCCAGCAAATCATATTTCGCCAGGCTTTCACTGAGCGGTTTATTGGTTTTTTGCAGAACGTTTTTAACTGAGCGGACAATCACGTGATGAACGATCAGGTAACTGACTGCTGCAACGGCCAATACTGAGAGAACGAAAACAGTGGTTAGCTCAACCCCATAAGGATCGCTGCTTATTCCTACATCGGCCAATTTGGCGGCAATGTAATTACGTACATGATGCTCAAGCAAAATATCATCCTCTATTTTTATTGTCTTTGAGGGTCTGAACCATACTCAGAAAGTTAACTCTCAATGGTTTTTGAAATTGT is part of the Vibrio ponticus genome and harbors:
- a CDS encoding mechanosensitive ion channel family protein, yielding MLEHHVRNYIAAKLADVGISSDPYGVELTTVFVLSVLAVAAVSYLIVHHVIVRSVKNVLQKTNKPLSESLAKYDLLGKISLLVPVMVLDVLIPIAVGHYSLLAGILDRLLGILIVLMITWVVFALLDALNDIATFKGITRKMPIKSFVQLTKLFTFFVGLIIAVSILANESPVIFLSGLGVATGFVMLVFKDTILGFVAGIQLSANQMISLNDWIQMDAYGANGTVEEISLTTVKVRNFDNTISMLPAYALVQNAFINWQGMSDSGGRRIKRAVNIDVTSIRFMDDEEIESMKKIRILRQYIYEKSRDIDEYNQGLEAEDRETGNLRQMTNLGLFRAYLNAYLRANNDIHQYMLIMVRQLEPTPEGIPLQVYAFCNDVDWVAYEGVQADLFDHIYSAMPMFGLRPYQTLTSHDAHSLKLN
- a CDS encoding DUF2264 domain-containing protein, translated to MSKIIAASPRPIIPSEHPDAAMYIKLFKENLVRLRQRKSAYGRHDDAIRQLFRDEQVPLQELCNQWVSYTAEAFQHYATQDYTHAYYPGRPSQQGARTDALEGVSRVLPTLATWLYDKSVGKQQLHGLNGESIDVVNIIRSAFIAGTDPEHPGYWGRLHDYDQRICESADLALALWLSKESVWLDLEPRYQQQIVAWFEQIPPLKTVDNNWLLFTLTVSLVLKDLTGQHQVDISKYHRIKQFYVGDGWFRDGAKGNYDYYNAWGFHYSLYWIDQIDPDFDADFIHQAMSDFVANYRYFFSAQGLPLFGRSACYRLSAAAPLLAAVDQRSSAIELGQAKRAFKTSLQYFIANGALKYGAPTQGVFDDDARLVDNYSGPASSFWSLRALNIALFMGSRTGLWQAEELPLEIEQGDFSFCIPAIEAQVIGTFKTKEITVLFLSDYTQEQSPLTRRLESQPLVYKGLELISGRAFRPKNNLLRKGITCYSSKMAHFF
- a CDS encoding tagatose bisphosphate family class II aldolase, which encodes MFLVSSREMLHKAQIGGYAVPAFNIHNLETVQVVVETAAEMQSPVILAGTPGTFSYAGTDYLVGICQEAAKRYKMPIALHLDHHESFSDIRQKVEAGIKSAMIDGSHLPFEQNIELVKQVVTFCHRWDCSVEAELGRLGGQEDDLIVDSKDALFTDPNDAVEFIQQTGIDSLAIAIGTAHGMYKEEPRLDFDRLGIIRSRTDVPLVLHGASGVPDQDVRRCIELGITKVNVATELKIAFSDAVKHYFNQNPSANDPRHYIAPGKAAMKQVVIDKIRVCGSEGKM
- a CDS encoding DJ-1/PfpI family protein, whose amino-acid sequence is MEKHVAVLLADGFEEGEAVVFIDIMRRLDIKVDVLSCMETTQLNSYFETRISADDTLANKVKHSYDAVMMPGGPKGTDNLSANPMVLEFLQRHIVEEKLICALCSSGAKVLAAHHLLQGRNYTTGDGLAEKFVDGHYLDQKVVVDGNFITGKGLGVSFEFAFTVAKALLTNDQTKVDHQANHIYFEYWQ
- a CDS encoding glycoside hydrolase family 88/105 protein, with product MALGNKHTILETMKRVYRYQAANQTRSVVRRSGKTRFIKDTDWERGVFWSCTSAAWLATDDAEYLDGVMNYTLHTGFRAGPNPRFADDHICCQAYLDVYPVIEQEEALEPTIKALDLMLENPELGRKDWWWCDSLFMAPPSFAALSQVTGDNKYLDYMNSAFWDSVDHLLDTETGLFYRDYRYIPDGSGNELREANGNKVFWSRGIGWVLAAVPRLIARMPEDYNERERYLLLFKNLAAEVVKYQQPDGFWRTSLLDPDSFPAPESSATSLFCYGLAWGINNGLLEREAYLPVVEKAWAALQTCIHDNGMIGWVQLPAFNPRDVKFEHNIDYGAGAFMLAATEVARLAD